A section of the Harmonia axyridis chromosome 2, icHarAxyr1.1, whole genome shotgun sequence genome encodes:
- the LOC123673870 gene encoding 60S ribosomal protein L4-like, giving the protein MSQSAARPLISVFDEKAQTIQNSNVVLPAVFKAPIRPDIVSFVHHRQPYSVSEKAGHQTSAESWGTGRAVARIPCDRGGGTHRSGQGAFGNMCRGGRMFATTKPWRRWHRRINIKQKRNALVAAIAVSGVPALVMSKGHVIEQVPEFPLVVSDNIQRISKTKEAAAFLRNIKAFGDVEKVYQSQRMRAGKGKMRNRRRIQRKGPLIVFQKDDGIKKAFRNIPGVELVNVEKLNLLKLAPGGLVCRFVIWSESSFKRLDKIFGTYRTPSGEKKGFTLPQPKMANTDLSRLLKSEEEIKKVLRAPQKKINRRVRRLNPLKNTKAMLKLNPYSAVLKREAILSAQKRQREQILAEKRDTPLPADHAVSKTAALLERRAAQKKKVAKKAPVKKAASKK; this is encoded by the coding sequence atgtcgCAGAGTGCAGCGCGACCGCTCATCAGTGTCTTCGATGAGAAGGCACAGACAATTCAAAATTCCAATGTCGTTTTACCAGCAGTGTTTAAGGCCCCAATAAGGCCTgatattgtttcatttgttCATCACAGACAACCCTACAGCGTCAGTGAGAAAGCTGGTCACCAAACATCTGCTGAGTCATGGGGAACTGGAAGGGCTGTTGCTCGTATCCCTTGTGATAGAGGAGGTGGTACTCATCGTTCCGGTCAGGGTGCTTTCGGAAACATGTGCAGAGGTGGTCGTATGTTTGCTACCACTAAACCATGGCGTAGGTGGCACCGTAGGATTAACATCAAACAGAAACGTAATGCTCTCGTAGCTGCTATTGCTGTCAGTGGTGTACCAGCTTTGGTGATGAGCAAAGGACATGTCATTGAACAGGTTCCAGAATTTCCTTTGGTTGTTTCCGATAATATACAGAGAATTTCCAAAACCAAGGAAGCTGCTGCTTTTCTGAGGAATATAAAGGCTTTTGGAGATGTTGAGAAGGTTTACCAAAGCCAGAGAATGAGGGCCGGAAAAGGTAAGATGCGTAATCGTAGACGCATCCAAAGGAAAGGACCCCTTATCGTCTTCCAGAAGGATGATGGTATCAAGAAGGCGTTCCGTAACATTCCTGGTGTAGAACTTGTcaatgttgaaaaattgaacctGTTGAAATTGGCACCAGGTGGTCTTGTATGCCGTTTCGTAATCTGGTCTGAGTCCTCTTTCAAACGTTTGGACAAAATTTTCGGCACATACAGAACTCCATCTGGAGAGAAGAAAGGTTTCACCTTACCCCAACCTAAAATGGCCAATACTGATCTTTCCAGGCTTCTGAAATCTGAGGAGGAAATCAAGAAGGTTTTGCGTGCTCCACAAAAGAAGATCAATCGTAGAGTACGTCGTCTCAATCCATTGAAAAACACTAAGGCTATGTTGAAGCTTAATCCTTACAGTGCTGTGCTGAAACGTGAGGCTATTCTTTCAGCCCAAAAGAGACAGAGGGAGCAGATTCTTGCAGAGAAACGTGATACCCCCTTGCCTGCTGATCATGCTGTTTCAAAGACAGCCGCTTTATTAGAGAGACGTGCTGCACAGAAGAAGAAAGTAGCGAAGAAGGCTCCAGTCAAAAAAGCCGCTTCTAAGAAATAA